The following proteins are co-located in the Sporosarcina pasteurii genome:
- a CDS encoding UDP-N-acetylglucosamine 1-carboxyvinyltransferase — translation MEVYKIKGGKRLQGTVKVSGAKNSAVALIPASILANTPVTIEGLPEISDVLTLQSLLEDVGGIVTFENGEMTIDPSNIVSMPMPNGNVKKLRASYYLMGAMLGRFKNAVIGLPGGCHLGPRPIDQHIKGFEALGAKVTNEHGAIYLRAKELRGAKIYLDFASVGATINIMLAAVLAKGTTTIENAAKEPEIIDVATLLSNMGANIKGAGTNIIRIEGVEELHGTRHTIIPDRIEAGTFMIMAAAVGDGVTIDNVIPFHVETLTAKLREMGVEVIEEDERVIIPKAEALHSVDVKTLVYPGFPTDLQQPFSVLLTQATGTSVITDTIYSARFKQIDEIGRMNATARVEGQTGIITGPSELQAASVRATDLRAGAALVLAGLLADGETEIREIQHIERGYSSLIKKLRGIGADIRKEIITEEATVRE, via the coding sequence AGGTTTGCCTGAGATTTCAGATGTCCTAACTTTACAATCGCTACTTGAAGATGTAGGTGGGATTGTTACATTTGAAAACGGGGAAATGACAATTGATCCATCCAATATTGTCTCTATGCCGATGCCAAATGGAAATGTGAAGAAACTGCGCGCATCTTATTATTTAATGGGTGCAATGCTTGGGAGATTTAAAAATGCTGTTATCGGACTTCCGGGCGGCTGTCATTTAGGACCGCGACCGATTGATCAGCATATAAAAGGATTTGAAGCACTTGGTGCAAAAGTAACGAATGAGCACGGTGCAATTTATTTACGTGCGAAAGAATTGCGCGGTGCAAAAATTTATTTAGACTTTGCAAGTGTTGGTGCAACAATTAATATTATGCTCGCCGCTGTTTTAGCCAAAGGAACAACAACGATTGAAAATGCGGCAAAAGAACCAGAAATTATTGATGTAGCTACTTTATTGTCCAATATGGGCGCGAATATTAAAGGTGCTGGCACCAACATCATTCGGATTGAAGGTGTAGAAGAATTACATGGCACCCGACATACGATTATTCCTGACCGTATTGAAGCGGGCACGTTTATGATTATGGCCGCTGCTGTTGGCGATGGCGTAACGATAGATAATGTAATCCCTTTTCACGTTGAGACGCTGACGGCTAAGCTTCGAGAAATGGGTGTAGAAGTAATTGAAGAAGACGAGCGTGTGATTATCCCGAAAGCAGAAGCGTTACATAGCGTGGATGTGAAAACTCTTGTATACCCTGGTTTTCCGACCGACTTACAGCAACCTTTTTCGGTGTTATTAACGCAAGCGACTGGCACGTCCGTCATTACGGATACAATTTATTCTGCAAGATTTAAACAAATTGACGAAATCGGTAGAATGAATGCAACGGCTCGGGTTGAAGGGCAAACGGGAATCATTACGGGCCCTAGTGAGTTACAAGCTGCAAGTGTTCGGGCAACTGATTTGCGTGCAGGTGCAGCGCTTGTTCTAGCTGGGTTGCTAGCAGACGGTGAGACTGAAATTAGGGAAATTCAACACATTGAGCGAGGCTATAGCTCATTAATCAAGAAATTACGTGGTATTGGTGCAGATATCCGTAAAGAAATTATTACAGAAGAAGCAACAGTTAGGGAATAG
- the glpX gene encoding class II fructose-bisphosphatase → MERSLSMELVRVTEAAGVAAARWMGRGLKNEADGAATAAMRMVFDTIPMEGTVVIGEGEMDEAPMLYIGEELGMGNGPAVDVAVDPLEGTSIVASGGWNALAVLAIADRGNLLHAPDMYMDKIAVGPEAVGKVHIDASIKENLQAVAKAKNKDIEDVVATVLNRPRHEKIIEEIRQTGARIKLINDGDVAGAINTAFGETGVDILFGLGGAPEGVISAVGLKCLGGEIQGRLVPSNDAEVERCKKMGIDVNQVLYMDDFVKGDDAIFAATGVTDGELLRGVRFTGAYSETHSLVMRSKSGTIRFVEGRHSMKKKPLLVMQE, encoded by the coding sequence ATGGAACGCAGTTTATCGATGGAATTAGTCCGAGTTACCGAAGCGGCAGGTGTTGCGGCTGCGAGATGGATGGGACGCGGATTGAAAAATGAAGCGGACGGAGCAGCGACTGCAGCAATGCGGATGGTTTTTGATACAATTCCGATGGAAGGAACCGTTGTCATTGGTGAAGGGGAAATGGATGAAGCGCCAATGTTGTACATCGGAGAAGAACTCGGCATGGGAAATGGCCCAGCAGTTGACGTTGCGGTAGATCCATTAGAGGGAACAAGTATTGTTGCTTCCGGCGGGTGGAACGCATTGGCTGTGCTAGCAATTGCAGACCGAGGGAATTTGCTTCATGCTCCGGATATGTATATGGATAAAATCGCGGTCGGCCCTGAAGCCGTCGGGAAAGTACACATCGATGCATCGATTAAAGAAAATTTACAAGCGGTTGCCAAAGCGAAAAACAAAGATATTGAAGACGTTGTCGCTACTGTATTGAATCGTCCGCGTCATGAAAAAATCATCGAAGAAATTCGTCAGACTGGTGCGCGTATTAAATTAATTAACGACGGTGATGTTGCCGGTGCGATAAACACGGCATTTGGTGAAACGGGTGTCGATATTTTATTCGGACTTGGCGGGGCACCGGAAGGCGTTATCTCTGCGGTTGGATTAAAATGTCTTGGCGGAGAAATTCAAGGAAGACTTGTACCGTCAAATGATGCTGAAGTAGAAAGATGTAAGAAGATGGGCATTGATGTGAATCAAGTGCTATACATGGATGACTTTGTAAAAGGCGACGACGCCATATTCGCCGCAACTGGTGTAACAGACGGAGAATTACTTCGAGGCGTGAGATTCACAGGCGCATACAGTGAAACACACTCGCTCGTAATGCGTTCCAAATCAGGTACAATTCGATTTGTGGAAGGGCGCCACAGTATGAAGAAAAAACCTCTACTTGTTATGCAAGAATAA
- the rho gene encoding transcription termination factor Rho, with protein sequence MTTLTMSALENMTLKELYEHARQFKISYYAKMTKKELIFAILKQRAEQEGFFFMDGVLEIIQSEGYGFLRPINYSSSSEDIYISASQIRRFDLRNGDRVAGKVRPPKESERYYGLLQVEAVNGENPDDARNRVHFPALTPLYPDRQIKLETSPTKLSTRIMDLVAPVGFGQRGLIVAPPKAGKTMLLKEIANSITTNHPETELIVLLIDERPEEVTDIERSVKADVVSSTFDELPENHIKVAELVLERAMRLVEHKKDVVILMDSITRLARAYNLVIPPSGRTLSGGIDPAAFHRPKRFFGAARNLEEGGSLTILATALVETGSRMDEVIYEEFKGTGNQELHLDRHLSERRIFPALDIRRSGTRKEELLLPKEQLDKLWAIRKTFSDAPDFVERFLKKLRQAKTNEEFFEKLNSEMKAHRNGKGLL encoded by the coding sequence ATGACAACATTAACAATGTCAGCGCTAGAAAATATGACTTTAAAGGAGTTATATGAGCATGCGCGACAATTTAAAATATCCTATTATGCTAAAATGACGAAGAAAGAGCTTATATTTGCAATTTTGAAACAGCGCGCTGAACAAGAAGGATTCTTCTTTATGGACGGCGTGCTAGAAATTATTCAATCAGAAGGATACGGATTTTTACGTCCAATCAATTATTCTTCGAGTTCCGAGGACATTTATATTTCCGCATCTCAAATCCGCCGTTTTGACTTAAGAAATGGGGACAGGGTTGCAGGGAAAGTAAGACCTCCAAAAGAATCGGAACGTTACTACGGTTTATTACAAGTTGAAGCAGTCAACGGAGAGAACCCCGATGATGCGCGAAATCGAGTTCATTTCCCAGCGCTAACACCGCTTTATCCGGACCGTCAAATTAAATTAGAAACAAGTCCAACAAAACTATCTACTAGAATTATGGACCTCGTTGCTCCAGTTGGTTTCGGCCAACGTGGACTAATTGTTGCCCCGCCTAAAGCAGGTAAAACAATGCTATTAAAAGAAATTGCCAACTCAATTACAACCAACCATCCTGAAACAGAACTTATCGTATTACTTATTGATGAACGACCTGAAGAAGTGACTGATATCGAAAGGTCAGTTAAAGCGGATGTCGTCAGTTCAACATTTGATGAACTACCAGAAAATCATATTAAAGTAGCTGAACTTGTTTTGGAACGTGCGATGCGACTCGTTGAACATAAAAAAGATGTCGTCATTTTAATGGATTCCATTACGAGGCTTGCGCGTGCTTACAACCTTGTCATTCCTCCAAGTGGTCGAACGTTATCAGGGGGAATTGACCCAGCTGCATTCCACCGACCTAAACGATTCTTCGGTGCAGCACGTAATTTAGAAGAGGGTGGAAGTTTAACAATCTTAGCGACAGCACTCGTTGAAACGGGATCTCGAATGGATGAAGTCATTTATGAAGAGTTTAAGGGGACTGGAAACCAAGAACTTCACTTAGACCGTCATCTTTCTGAGCGCCGTATATTCCCAGCACTCGATATCCGTCGATCTGGTACAAGAAAAGAAGAGTTACTCCTTCCGAAAGAACAGCTTGATAAACTATGGGCCATTCGAAAAACATTTTCCGACGCACCTGACTTTGTGGAGCGTTTCTTGAAGAAGTTACGCCAAGCTAAAACGAATGAAGAGTTTTTCGAAAAACTAAATTCCGAAATGAAAGCACATCGTAACGGTAAAGGTTTATTATAA
- the rpmE gene encoding 50S ribosomal protein L31 yields the protein MKAGIHPDYKQATVSCSCGNTFETGSVKEDIRVEVCSECHPFYTGRQKFAAADGRVDRFNKKYGLKEEGRDEE from the coding sequence ATGAAGGCAGGAATTCATCCAGATTACAAACAAGCAACAGTATCTTGTTCATGTGGAAACACATTTGAAACAGGTTCTGTAAAAGAGGACATCCGTGTTGAAGTTTGTTCAGAATGTCACCCATTCTACACTGGACGCCAAAAATTTGCTGCAGCGGACGGCCGTGTCGACCGTTTCAACAAAAAATATGGCCTCAAAGAAGAAGGACGCGACGAAGAATAA
- a CDS encoding thymidine kinase translates to MYATVQGGWIEVICGSMFSGKSEELIRRIKRAQFAKQQIAVFKPEIDNRYSNEAVVSHNGTKVIAIPVASSAHIKEFNKEGYDIIAIDEAQFFDDEIVETVMELADEGYRVILAGLDQDFRGEPFGPMPRLMAVAELVTKLQAVCTVCGSPASRTQRLINGVPAGYDDPVILVGASEAYEARCRKHHEVPNGVSVAATLNK, encoded by the coding sequence ATGTACGCAACAGTTCAAGGAGGATGGATTGAAGTTATTTGCGGAAGTATGTTTTCTGGGAAGTCAGAAGAACTTATCCGTCGAATTAAGCGCGCGCAATTTGCCAAACAACAAATTGCCGTATTTAAACCAGAAATCGATAATCGATATAGCAATGAAGCGGTAGTGAGCCATAATGGAACGAAAGTGATCGCCATTCCTGTTGCAAGTTCAGCCCATATTAAAGAATTCAACAAAGAAGGATATGACATCATCGCGATAGATGAAGCGCAATTTTTTGATGATGAAATCGTTGAAACGGTCATGGAACTTGCCGATGAAGGATACCGTGTCATCCTCGCGGGGCTCGATCAAGATTTCCGCGGAGAACCATTTGGTCCGATGCCTCGACTCATGGCAGTCGCCGAACTCGTCACGAAATTACAAGCCGTATGCACAGTCTGCGGGTCGCCCGCAAGTCGAACCCAGCGACTGATTAATGGTGTTCCAGCTGGTTATGATGACCCAGTCATCCTAGTTGGCGCTTCCGAGGCATACGAAGCAAGATGCCGCAAACATCACGAAGTCCCAAATGGCGTATCCGTCGCAGCTACGCTAAATAAATAA
- the prfA gene encoding peptide chain release factor 1 translates to MFERLQIVEDRYEQLNELLSDPDVVSDATKLRDYSKEQSGLQETVDVFREYKRVIEERDSAKSLLEESLDDEMKELVTLEISELEEQIEPLEEKLRILLIPKDPNDDKNVIMEVRGAAGGDEAALFAGNLYRMYSRYAEMNNWKIEVIDSSPTELGGFKEIIFMITGNGAYSRLKFENGAHRVQRVPETESGGRTHTSTATVACLPEAEDVDIEILREDLKIDTYRSSGAGGQHVNTTDSAVRITHLPTGIVVSMQDEKSQIKNREKAMKVLKARVYDAAQQEAQAEYAATRKSAVGTGDRSERIRTYNYPQNRVTDHRIGLTIQKLDQIIDGSLDEIIDALIIEDQAHRLESLNTND, encoded by the coding sequence ATGTTTGAACGACTTCAAATTGTAGAAGATCGATATGAACAATTGAATGAATTGTTGAGTGATCCGGATGTCGTGAGTGATGCAACAAAACTTCGCGATTATTCAAAGGAACAATCAGGTTTACAGGAGACGGTTGATGTATTCCGTGAATATAAAAGAGTGATTGAAGAGCGAGATAGTGCAAAAAGTTTACTTGAAGAGTCACTGGATGATGAAATGAAAGAACTTGTGACGCTTGAGATTTCAGAACTCGAAGAACAAATTGAACCGTTAGAAGAAAAGCTCAGAATTTTACTCATTCCGAAAGACCCGAATGATGATAAAAACGTCATCATGGAAGTTCGGGGTGCTGCCGGAGGAGATGAAGCGGCTTTATTTGCGGGGAATCTCTATAGAATGTACAGTCGCTATGCGGAAATGAACAACTGGAAGATAGAAGTCATTGATTCATCGCCGACTGAATTAGGCGGTTTTAAAGAAATTATTTTCATGATTACCGGGAATGGTGCTTATTCAAGATTAAAATTTGAAAACGGCGCGCACCGTGTTCAAAGAGTTCCTGAAACTGAGTCAGGTGGCAGAACGCATACGTCAACGGCTACGGTGGCTTGTTTACCGGAAGCGGAAGATGTCGACATTGAAATTCTTCGAGAAGATTTAAAAATTGATACGTATCGTTCAAGTGGTGCAGGTGGTCAGCACGTAAACACAACAGACTCTGCTGTTCGTATTACCCACTTGCCAACGGGAATTGTTGTCTCCATGCAGGATGAGAAATCACAAATTAAAAATCGTGAAAAAGCGATGAAAGTCTTAAAAGCGCGTGTCTATGATGCAGCACAACAAGAGGCGCAAGCAGAATATGCCGCGACCCGTAAGTCTGCGGTTGGAACAGGGGATCGCTCGGAAAGAATTCGAACGTATAACTACCCGCAAAACCGTGTTACAGATCACCGCATCGGATTAACCATTCAAAAGCTTGATCAAATAATTGACGGTAGTCTCGATGAAATCATTGATGCGCTCATTATTGAAGATCAAGCACATCGTTTGGAAAGTTTGAACACAAATGACTGA
- the prmC gene encoding peptide chain release factor N(5)-glutamine methyltransferase — protein sequence MTERIYEAQHRAFSLLEEKGLDAGAIRFLMEHITGFSHASLLANMRTYLTEEQHHRFWQKVDELLEGKPVQYVIGHEVFYGRTFQVNENVLIPRPETEELIVEALKRMKKLFGESNPTVADIGTGSGAIAITMKLESPQLEVTATDISESALRVAKQNATELGAAIDFKQGDLTEPLAHKTWDVVLSNPPYIARSEASEMTDTVLDYEPHRALFAEEDGLYCYRKLAEQLPKLMNKPGLIGVEFGHAQGRAVYHLFSESFPNAVIETVKDINGKDRMLFCEIRE from the coding sequence ATGACTGAACGTATTTATGAGGCCCAACATAGGGCTTTTTCTTTATTGGAGGAAAAAGGGTTAGATGCAGGAGCAATCAGATTTTTAATGGAACATATCACAGGATTCTCCCACGCATCGCTTTTAGCCAATATGAGAACATATCTTACTGAGGAGCAACATCATCGCTTTTGGCAGAAAGTTGATGAGTTGCTAGAAGGGAAACCTGTTCAATATGTAATCGGTCATGAAGTTTTCTACGGAAGAACGTTTCAGGTTAATGAAAATGTATTGATTCCACGTCCGGAAACGGAAGAGTTAATTGTAGAAGCGCTAAAGCGAATGAAAAAGCTATTCGGAGAATCAAACCCCACTGTTGCCGATATTGGTACTGGGAGTGGAGCAATCGCAATTACGATGAAATTGGAAAGCCCTCAGCTGGAAGTAACTGCAACAGATATTAGTGAATCAGCATTGCGAGTGGCAAAGCAAAATGCAACCGAACTCGGTGCGGCCATCGATTTTAAGCAAGGTGATTTAACTGAACCACTTGCACATAAAACTTGGGATGTTGTGTTATCGAATCCACCTTATATCGCGCGAAGTGAAGCCTCTGAAATGACGGACACAGTTTTAGACTATGAACCACATCGCGCTTTATTTGCGGAGGAAGATGGGCTTTATTGCTATCGGAAGCTAGCTGAGCAACTTCCGAAACTGATGAACAAGCCTGGTCTGATCGGTGTTGAATTTGGACATGCGCAAGGACGGGCTGTTTATCATTTGTTTAGCGAATCATTTCCAAATGCTGTGATAGAGACGGTTAAAGATATTAATGGAAAAGATCGAATGCTATTTTGTGAGATTCGTGAATAA
- a CDS encoding stage II sporulation protein R, which yields MLPDYEIIKNNRPKHKIIAFLEFVLILIIFQSAIMLLTGGPSEEAIQFRILAHSNTEKDQLEKQEIQQEIAPLIQNAIATSDSNDELVDNFKQLEPEIIAIANNIVQNKTVSLERKDAIIPPKRSGFYIQPQASYDAYILTIGSGRGDNFWCSLFPNVCFPEKEEKNEKEEEKVTFFVWEWIKGLFS from the coding sequence ATGTTACCAGATTACGAGATTATAAAAAACAACCGACCAAAACATAAAATAATTGCATTCCTTGAATTTGTACTTATTCTGATTATTTTTCAATCCGCCATTATGTTATTAACTGGTGGACCTAGTGAAGAAGCAATTCAATTTAGGATTTTAGCGCATTCAAATACAGAAAAAGATCAATTAGAAAAGCAGGAAATTCAACAAGAAATTGCACCACTTATTCAAAATGCAATCGCAACATCAGATTCGAATGATGAGCTTGTGGATAACTTTAAGCAATTGGAACCAGAAATTATTGCGATTGCGAATAACATTGTACAAAATAAAACGGTTTCATTAGAAAGAAAAGATGCAATCATTCCGCCGAAAAGATCGGGGTTTTATATTCAACCACAAGCGTCGTATGATGCATATATATTAACAATTGGAAGTGGGCGTGGAGATAATTTCTGGTGTTCATTATTCCCAAATGTCTGTTTTCCGGAAAAAGAAGAGAAGAATGAAAAAGAGGAAGAAAAAGTAACTTTCTTTGTATGGGAGTGGATAAAAGGGCTCTTTTCATAA
- a CDS encoding L-threonylcarbamoyladenylate synthase yields MKTIVTIVDNSMDNEREYQQAVDMLSAGEVVAFPTETVYGLGAVATNEKAVEKIFQAKGRPSDNPLIVHIGTQGEVAHYAKSISLEAKQLMKAFWPGPLTLVFEQIPHIVAPNVTPGVTTVGIRMPDHPVALRLLQTLKLPLAAPSANRSGKPSPTEALHVKKDLNGRIPLILDGGQTGVGLESTVIDMTSTPPVILRPGGITKDMIEAVIGPVETAHGLKTAEAPRSPGMKYAHYAPEAPLFIIEANQEKIKEAVTAIQKEGQKVAVIGPNDLNMTAADWYFAIGANTNVEEMAANLYKALRQCDTTEADLILAVETNLEGVGEAFMNRLLKAADGRRYDV; encoded by the coding sequence ATGAAAACGATCGTCACAATAGTGGATAACTCTATGGATAACGAACGAGAATATCAACAAGCTGTGGATATGTTGAGTGCCGGGGAAGTTGTTGCCTTTCCAACTGAAACTGTCTATGGCTTGGGAGCGGTAGCGACCAACGAAAAAGCGGTTGAGAAAATATTTCAAGCGAAAGGTCGACCTTCAGACAATCCATTGATTGTACATATCGGCACGCAAGGAGAAGTTGCGCATTATGCGAAAAGCATTTCATTAGAAGCAAAGCAGCTTATGAAAGCTTTCTGGCCAGGTCCATTAACATTGGTGTTCGAGCAAATTCCGCATATCGTTGCGCCAAACGTTACGCCAGGTGTAACAACGGTTGGTATTCGTATGCCGGACCACCCAGTGGCACTTCGTTTACTTCAAACATTGAAATTGCCGCTTGCTGCACCAAGTGCGAATCGGAGTGGAAAGCCGAGTCCGACCGAAGCGCTGCATGTTAAAAAAGATTTAAATGGACGCATTCCACTCATTTTGGATGGTGGACAAACTGGGGTAGGGCTTGAATCTACGGTAATCGATATGACTTCAACGCCTCCTGTTATTTTAAGACCCGGTGGCATTACCAAAGATATGATTGAAGCTGTCATTGGTCCTGTTGAAACTGCGCATGGACTTAAAACGGCAGAGGCTCCGCGTTCGCCGGGGATGAAATATGCCCACTATGCACCAGAGGCACCGCTTTTTATTATCGAAGCAAATCAGGAGAAAATTAAAGAAGCAGTAACGGCTATCCAAAAAGAAGGTCAGAAAGTGGCGGTTATCGGTCCGAATGATTTAAACATGACAGCAGCCGATTGGTATTTCGCGATTGGCGCCAATACGAATGTAGAAGAGATGGCTGCGAATTTATACAAAGCGCTTAGACAGTGCGATACAACGGAAGCGGATCTTATCCTTGCGGTAGAGACGAATTTGGAAGGGGTCGGAGAAGCGTTTATGAACCGGCTACTAAAAGCCGCGGATGGTAGACGATATGATGTGTAA